The following proteins come from a genomic window of Patescibacteria group bacterium:
- the rplO gene encoding 50S ribosomal protein L15: MELNNLVRIKGNRKKGKRIGRGVGSGKGAHTVGKGQKGQKSRGRGKVKPWFEGGQLPLVKRLPQMGGFRNPTQKKYSVLNVEFFNKFEDNAKITVEFLRKDGYKNIEKDGIKILGNGKFAKKLNFVGFVYSKPALKKIEKLGGSAK; the protein is encoded by the coding sequence ATGGAGCTTAATAATTTAGTTAGGATAAAAGGAAATAGAAAAAAAGGCAAACGTATAGGACGAGGTGTTGGAAGTGGTAAAGGAGCGCATACGGTAGGGAAGGGTCAAAAAGGTCAGAAGAGTAGAGGAAGGGGAAAAGTAAAGCCTTGGTTTGAAGGGGGGCAATTGCCTCTTGTTAAAAGGCTTCCCCAAATGGGCGGTTTTAGAAACCCAACCCAGAAGAAATATTCGGTTTTGAATGTGGAGTTTTTTAATAAATTTGAAGACAACGCAAAGATTACGGTGGAATTTTTGAGAAAAGATGGGTACAAGAATATAGAAAAAGACGGGATAAAAATTTTGGGCAATGGCAAATTTGCCAAGAAACTAAATTTTGTTGGGTTTGTTTATTCCAAACCCGCGCTTAAAAAAATAGAGAAACTCGGCGGCTCGGCTAAGTAA
- a CDS encoding 30S ribosomal protein S5 — protein sequence MITNFKEEVLQIKRVSKKTKGGNSISFTALVLAGDENMGVGIGKGRAKDVNSAIKKGVALARGNTVKIELSEGTIPHEVSAKFKSVTVLLKPAPEGAGIIAGGAVRPVAELAGIKNLSAKIIGSSNKEVCAYATLMALKKLVSGSSLRGKFTK from the coding sequence TTGATTACAAATTTTAAAGAAGAAGTATTGCAAATTAAGAGAGTTTCCAAAAAGACTAAAGGCGGTAATAGTATTTCTTTTACAGCTTTGGTTCTTGCGGGAGACGAAAATATGGGGGTTGGAATTGGCAAAGGGAGAGCTAAAGATGTTAACTCCGCTATTAAGAAGGGAGTGGCGTTGGCAAGGGGCAATACTGTTAAAATAGAGCTTAGCGAGGGTACCATACCGCACGAAGTTAGCGCTAAATTTAAGAGTGTTACGGTTTTGTTAAAACCGGCTCCCGAAGGAGCGGGGATCATTGCGGGGGGCGCGGTGAGACCTGTTGCCGAACTTGCGGGTATAAAAAACCTATCTGCTAAAATTATAGGGAGTAGCAATAAAGAGGTTTGCGCTTATGCCACATTAATGGCTTTAAAGAAATTGGTTTCGGGGAGTAGTTTAAGAGGAAAGTTTACCAAATAA
- the rplR gene encoding 50S ribosomal protein L18, protein MNKVKRYKKPIDRRKARIRAKVAGLPDKPRLSVFRSNKFIYAQAIDDSNSKTLVAGFSVKNKSFEFGEKFGKRLLKKGVKKAVFDRGGYKYHGVVKNLSEGIRKGGIQF, encoded by the coding sequence ATGAACAAAGTTAAAAGATATAAAAAACCAATAGACCGACGAAAAGCTAGAATAAGGGCAAAGGTTGCAGGATTGCCCGACAAACCTAGATTAAGTGTTTTTAGGTCCAACAAATTTATATACGCGCAAGCTATAGACGATAGCAATTCCAAAACTCTAGTGGCAGGTTTTAGCGTTAAGAACAAATCTTTTGAGTTTGGAGAGAAGTTTGGAAAAAGGTTGCTTAAAAAGGGTGTTAAGAAAGCGGTTTTTGATAGGGGCGGGTATAAATATCATGGGGTTGTTAAAAATCTTTCTGAAGGTATTAGGAAAGGGGGTATACAGTTTTGA
- the rplF gene encoding 50S ribosomal protein L6 encodes MSRIGKLPILIPDSVKTTLEGAVVKVVGQKGENFLTVPKELGIVIKEGVLEVTKKADTPEAQALWGTYRALIANMVTGVSEGFSKTLELVGVGFRASKTGENVTLLIGFSHPVVITPPQGIILNVPDQTTIIVLGIDKTLVGQVAANIRKVRKPEPYKGKGIRYQGEIVKRKAGKAGKVGV; translated from the coding sequence ATGTCTAGAATAGGAAAACTACCAATTTTAATACCAGATAGTGTGAAAACAACTTTAGAGGGAGCTGTGGTTAAAGTGGTGGGACAGAAAGGTGAAAATTTTCTCACAGTTCCAAAAGAATTGGGTATAGTAATCAAGGAAGGAGTTTTAGAGGTAACAAAAAAAGCGGATACCCCTGAGGCCCAAGCATTATGGGGAACATATAGAGCTTTAATTGCTAATATGGTAACGGGGGTTTCGGAAGGGTTTTCAAAAACTTTGGAATTAGTTGGGGTAGGGTTTCGGGCGTCTAAGACGGGAGAAAATGTTACCCTGTTAATAGGTTTTTCACATCCTGTGGTAATTACTCCTCCGCAAGGCATAATTTTAAATGTTCCTGACCAGACTACAATAATTGTTTTAGGAATAGACAAAACTTTGGTGGGGCAGGTGGCGGCAAATATTAGAAAGGTCAGAAAACCGGAACCTTACAAAGGCAAAGGCATAAGATATCAAGGCGAGATAGTTAAGAGAAAAGCGGGTAAAGCGGGTAAAGTTGGCGTGTAA
- the rpsH gene encoding 30S ribosomal protein S8 has product MNKDTISNFLSQIKNAYMRGKTNIEVPNSSAVKELCTVLKKLEFINDFKVFKKEKEKFKYLNVELSYANDKPAVMGLRRVSKSGRRVYVGYKDIRQVLGGLGVSVISTSRGLMSNLEARKRKLGGEIICEIW; this is encoded by the coding sequence ATGAATAAAGATACCATATCAAATTTTTTGTCGCAGATTAAAAACGCATATATGCGCGGTAAAACTAATATTGAGGTACCCAACTCTTCCGCGGTTAAAGAGCTATGCACGGTTTTAAAGAAACTGGAATTTATTAATGATTTTAAAGTGTTTAAAAAAGAAAAGGAAAAATTTAAGTATTTAAATGTGGAGCTTTCTTATGCAAACGACAAACCGGCGGTAATGGGTTTAAGACGGGTATCCAAATCGGGCAGGAGAGTTTATGTAGGATATAAAGATATAAGACAGGTTTTGGGGGGACTTGGGGTGTCTGTTATCTCAACATCCCGTGGTTTAATGAGCAACTTGGAAGCAAGAAAAAGAAAACTAGGCGGAGAAATTATTTGCGAGATTTGGTAA
- a CDS encoding type Z 30S ribosomal protein S14 — protein sequence MAKKCLIIKQKAKPKFKVREYNRCQLCGRPRGFIRKFGICRICFRELAHQGELPGVKKSSS from the coding sequence ATGGCAAAGAAATGTTTAATTATAAAACAAAAAGCAAAACCTAAATTTAAAGTCAGAGAGTATAACAGATGCCAGCTTTGCGGGCGTCCCCGCGGTTTTATACGAAAATTCGGAATTTGCAGAATTTGTTTTAGGGAGCTTGCTCATCAAGGGGAACTCCCAGGAGTTAAAAAATCTAGTTCCTGA
- the rplE gene encoding 50S ribosomal protein L5, which yields MKKEVLTEKINLVSKEFGIRNVMAAPKLLKIMVNMGLGNFKDDKNFMASAKKDISLITGQMPTTRPAKKSIAGFKIRQGDIVGLSVTLRGKRMWDFYEKLTKIVLPRLRDFRGLSRKAFDKNGNYTLGINDHTVFSEIDANKVDKVKNFQITLVTTAQDNETGYKLLKVLGFPFRD from the coding sequence ATGAAGAAAGAAGTTTTAACGGAAAAAATAAATTTAGTATCCAAAGAATTTGGGATAAGAAATGTTATGGCCGCCCCCAAACTTCTGAAGATTATGGTTAATATGGGTTTGGGAAATTTTAAAGACGATAAAAATTTTATGGCGTCCGCAAAAAAAGACATATCTTTAATAACGGGTCAAATGCCTACTACTCGTCCCGCCAAGAAATCCATAGCGGGTTTTAAGATAAGGCAGGGGGATATTGTGGGTCTTTCGGTAACATTGCGAGGTAAGAGAATGTGGGATTTTTATGAAAAATTAACTAAAATTGTTTTGCCACGACTGCGCGATTTTAGAGGTCTTTCCAGAAAGGCTTTTGATAAAAATGGAAATTATACTTTGGGAATAAACGACCACACAGTTTTTTCTGAAATTGACGCAAACAAGGTAGATAAAGTTAAGAATTTTCAAATTACTTTGGTTACGACTGCCCAAGATAACGAAACGGGTTATAAGCTTTTAAAAGTATTGGGGTTTCCGTTTAGAGATTAA
- the rplX gene encoding 50S ribosomal protein L24 has product MRIRKGDKVKIIYGKEKGKESVVEKSFPKLNSVIVAKVNVVKKHLKQKDQSKGGIVEITKKIPVSRVKLICPKCSKPTRVGYFMSAGKKLRQCKKCKEAF; this is encoded by the coding sequence ATGCGAATAAGAAAAGGGGATAAGGTAAAAATTATATACGGCAAAGAGAAAGGCAAGGAAAGCGTTGTTGAAAAATCCTTTCCTAAACTTAATAGTGTTATCGTTGCAAAGGTTAATGTTGTTAAGAAACATTTAAAGCAAAAAGACCAGAGCAAGGGGGGTATTGTTGAAATAACAAAAAAGATACCTGTTTCTCGGGTTAAATTAATTTGTCCTAAATGTTCTAAACCAACAAGAGTAGGTTATTTTATGTCTGCGGGAAAGAAGTTAAGACAATGCAAAAAGTGTAAGGAGGCTTTTTAG
- the rplN gene encoding 50S ribosomal protein L14, translating into MIQAGTYLNSADNSGAKRVQCIGIPGSSKRRFASLGDIITCAVIGAVPNSIVKDHSIVKAVIVRTRKEVRRIDGSYIRFDDNAAVVVDKDKNPVGSRIFGPVCRELRDSGFMKIVSQAGEVW; encoded by the coding sequence ATGATTCAAGCGGGAACTTATCTAAATTCAGCCGATAATAGCGGGGCTAAAAGAGTGCAATGTATTGGGATTCCCGGGTCTTCAAAAAGAAGATTTGCTTCTCTTGGGGATATAATAACTTGCGCGGTTATAGGCGCGGTTCCTAACAGTATTGTTAAAGACCATAGTATAGTTAAGGCGGTAATAGTTAGGACAAGGAAGGAGGTCCGTCGTATAGATGGTAGTTATATCAGGTTTGACGATAACGCGGCAGTTGTTGTGGACAAGGATAAAAACCCTGTGGGGTCCAGAATTTTTGGGCCTGTTTGCAGAGAACTTAGAGACAGCGGATTTATGAAAATTGTTTCGCAAGCGGGTGAAGTTTGGTAG
- the rpsQ gene encoding 30S ribosomal protein S17 produces the protein MAKKSFVGKVKSAKMQKTVTVVVDMVKTHSLYQKRVKSTSTFKAHIPEKIKVKEGDFVKIESCRPLSKDKKWRVLEVL, from the coding sequence ATGGCTAAAAAATCGTTTGTCGGAAAAGTAAAAAGCGCGAAGATGCAAAAAACGGTTACGGTTGTGGTAGATATGGTAAAAACTCATTCCTTATATCAAAAGCGGGTAAAGAGTACGAGTACTTTTAAAGCGCACATACCTGAAAAAATTAAAGTGAAAGAAGGAGATTTTGTTAAAATAGAGTCTTGTCGCCCTTTAAGCAAAGATAAAAAGTGGCGCGTTTTGGAGGTACTATGA
- the rpmC gene encoding 50S ribosomal protein L29 has protein sequence MDVKELRKLEIGELNKKLAEALKELSKLTYEASLGKLKDTSKLKKGRGDVSRMLTIIKEKEILKNG, from the coding sequence ATGGATGTTAAAGAACTTAGAAAATTAGAAATCGGAGAACTCAACAAAAAACTTGCGGAAGCTCTGAAAGAGTTGTCTAAATTGACTTATGAGGCTAGTTTAGGTAAGCTAAAGGATACCTCTAAACTAAAAAAGGGCAGAGGCGATGTTTCGCGGATGTTAACTATTATTAAAGAAAAGGAGATTTTAAAAAATGGCTAA
- the rplP gene encoding 50S ribosomal protein L16 — translation MLMPKKTKFRRHMVGAFIKGPAVRGSTVSFGKFALKAESSGILSVAQIEAARKAIAHHTKRSGKLWIRAFADKPITKKPNETRMGGGKGIVSHYGCVVRKGKIIFELAGVSEVLAREAFARASSKLAVKTRFILEN, via the coding sequence ATGTTAATGCCTAAGAAAACAAAATTTAGAAGACATATGGTGGGCGCTTTTATTAAAGGTCCCGCTGTGAGAGGGTCCACAGTTTCTTTTGGAAAATTTGCCCTAAAGGCGGAAAGTTCTGGAATTTTATCAGTGGCGCAAATTGAAGCGGCGAGAAAAGCTATAGCCCACCACACAAAAAGAAGCGGGAAATTATGGATTAGGGCTTTTGCGGATAAACCTATTACCAAAAAGCCTAACGAAACAAGAATGGGCGGAGGTAAAGGAATAGTATCTCATTACGGGTGCGTTGTTAGAAAGGGAAAAATTATTTTTGAGTTGGCGGGTGTTTCGGAGGTTTTAGCAAGGGAAGCTTTTGCAAGAGCCTCAAGTAAATTGGCTGTGAAAACTCGCTTCATTTTGGAGAATTAA
- the rpsC gene encoding 30S ribosomal protein S3 gives MGNKMHPEGFRMGITKDWKAHWYAEGKERVKNVLEDKKVRLFLKNKLASAGLSRIELDRSISALKITVFVSRPGVVIGRGGSGTTVLRDELSKITKSKVELVVETIKDYETSASLVAEGICRQIEKRFPYKRAMVGAIEKAMGKGAKGIKITCSGVLSGPSSIGRTDTRVSGSVPLQTLRADIDYGQKAAFTTYGNIGVKVWIYKGEVK, from the coding sequence ATGGGAAATAAGATGCATCCGGAAGGATTTAGAATGGGCATTACCAAAGACTGGAAAGCGCATTGGTATGCGGAAGGAAAAGAGCGGGTAAAAAATGTTCTGGAAGACAAAAAAGTTAGATTGTTTTTAAAAAATAAACTCGCCTCGGCGGGTTTAAGTAGGATTGAGTTGGATAGATCTATTTCCGCTCTTAAAATAACCGTTTTTGTGTCAAGACCGGGTGTGGTTATTGGAAGAGGGGGGTCTGGCACAACGGTTTTGAGGGATGAGCTTTCTAAAATTACCAAGTCTAAGGTGGAGCTTGTGGTTGAAACGATTAAAGATTATGAGACTTCGGCAAGTTTAGTAGCCGAAGGGATATGCCGTCAAATAGAGAAAAGGTTTCCGTACAAGCGAGCTATGGTGGGGGCGATTGAGAAGGCTATGGGAAAAGGGGCAAAAGGCATAAAAATAACTTGTTCGGGAGTTTTGAGCGGACCCAGTTCCATTGGACGGACGGATACCAGGGTTTCCGGTTCTGTCCCTTTGCAGACCTTGCGCGCGGATATTGATTATGGTCAAAAAGCCGCCTTTACAACTTACGGGAATATAGGAGTAAAAGTTTGGATTTATAAGGGGGAAGTTAAATGA
- a CDS encoding uL22 family ribosomal protein, whose protein sequence is MENNMVSAKLNNLRMSPRKVMLVARVLRNQNYISAKRILKFAEKKAAGPLLKLLESAKTNAKTKGLKEETIYIKELLIGPGTTLKRGRFVSRGGHHKIMKRTTNVTMKLEGLVEVETKPKLKDIESSDSESKKVLSLSSKKGKVKKNGK, encoded by the coding sequence ATGGAAAATAATATGGTAAGCGCTAAATTAAATAATTTAAGAATGTCTCCGCGGAAAGTGATGTTGGTTGCTAGGGTTTTACGGAACCAGAATTATATCTCCGCTAAAAGAATATTAAAATTTGCCGAAAAAAAAGCGGCAGGTCCGCTTTTGAAATTGCTGGAATCGGCAAAGACGAATGCTAAAACGAAGGGACTAAAAGAAGAAACTATTTATATAAAGGAATTATTAATAGGACCTGGAACTACTTTAAAGAGGGGTAGATTTGTGTCTAGAGGGGGGCATCACAAAATTATGAAAAGGACTACTAATGTAACTATGAAATTAGAAGGTTTGGTTGAAGTTGAGACCAAACCTAAACTCAAGGATATAGAATCCTCGGATTCAGAATCCAAAAAGGTTTTGTCCTTAAGTTCTAAGAAAGGAAAGGTGAAAAAAAATGGGAAATAA
- the rpsS gene encoding 30S ribosomal protein S19 has translation MSRSLKKGVFVDKKLLLKVTVAKGNGGKPIKTWSRRSTITPEMVGLNFEVHNGKIFTPVFVTESMVGHKLGEFSPTRVFKGHSKKGFSKPADKQYGK, from the coding sequence ATGAGTAGAAGTTTAAAAAAAGGTGTTTTTGTGGACAAGAAACTATTGTTAAAGGTTACGGTAGCTAAAGGTAACGGCGGTAAACCTATAAAAACATGGTCAAGGAGGAGTACCATAACTCCCGAAATGGTGGGACTTAATTTTGAAGTGCATAATGGAAAAATATTTACGCCGGTTTTTGTAACCGAATCTATGGTAGGGCACAAACTTGGAGAGTTTTCTCCTACGCGAGTGTTTAAAGGACATAGCAAAAAAGGGTTTTCTAAACCTGCTGATAAACAATATGGAAAATAA